In Sebastes fasciatus isolate fSebFas1 chromosome 15, fSebFas1.pri, whole genome shotgun sequence, a genomic segment contains:
- the fuca2 gene encoding plasma alpha-L-fucosidase — translation MGGFLMVSFLLSMLFIGTCRGKYEPTWDSIDSRPLPDWYDQAKFGIFIHWGVFSVPSFGSEWFWWYWQHQKLKPYVDFMQRNYPPEFKYQDFASQFTAEFFDAKEWTDIFASSGAKYIVLTTKHHEGFTLWGSKNSWNWNAVDVGPKRDLVDEMASALRANSDLRLGLYHSLFEWFNPLFELDAANAFTTNYFPTTKTLPELYELITKYKPEVLWSDGDGNAPDKYWNSTGFLAWLYNDSPVRDTVVTNDRWGKDCIGKHGGYYTCADRYQPGHLLNHKWENCMTIDTKSWGYRRNAPLRDYLNIEQLVATLVETVSCGGNLLMNVGPTHDGRIAPLFEERLRQMGQWLKVNGESIYNTTAWRVQKDAVTPNIWYTFRPQEKSIFATLLQWPNNGSVILNEPVVTQGKTQVVLLGHGSVQWEPVKPGGLRVLLPQLSFSQMPCQWAWTLKLTGAA, via the exons ATGGGAGGTTTTTTAATGGTTTCTTTCCTGCTATCGATGCTGTTTATCGGCACCTGCAGAGGTAAATACGAGCCGACCTGGGACTCCATCGACTCCAGACCTCTGCCAGACTGGTACGATCAGGCCAAGTTTGGCATCTTCATACACTGGGGGGTCTTCTCTGTGCCGAGCTTCGGCAGCGAGTGGTTCTG GTGGTACTGGCAGCATCAAAAACTAAAGCCGTATGTTGACTTCATGCAGAGAAATTATCCTCCAGAATTCAAGTATCAAGACTTTGCATCGCAGTTCACTGCTGAGTTCTTTGATGCCAAAGAGTGGACGGACATCTTTGCCTCGTCGGGGGCAAAGTACATCGTCCTGACCACAAAACACCATGAAG GTTTCACACTATGGGGCTCAAAAAACTCGTGGAACTGGAACGCAGTGGACGTCGGACCAAAAAGAGATTTGGTAGATGAAATGGCGAGTGCCCTCCGTGCCAACAGTGACCTGCGTTTGGGGCTGTATCACTCTCTCTTTGAGTGGTTTAATCCGCTCTTTGAACTGGACGCTGCCAATGCCTTCACTACAAACTACTTTCCAACCACTAAAACTCTGCCTGAGCTTTATGAGCTCATTACCAAGTACAAACCAGAGGTGCTGTGGTCTGATGGGGACGGAAACGCACCTGACAAGTACTGGAACAGCACAGGTTTCTTAGCCTGGCTCTATAATGACAG TCCTGTACGGGACACGGTGGTGACGAATGACCGCTGGGGCAAGGACTGCATCGGCAAGCACGGAGGATATTACACCTGTGCTGATCGCTACCAGCCAGGACACCTGCTCAACCACAAGTGGGAAAACTGCATGACCATCGACACAAAGTCCTGGGGTTACAGACGCAACGCTCCTCTCAGAGATTACCTCAACATCGAGCAGCTTGTAGCG ACGTTGGTGGAGACTGTGTCCTGTGGGGGAAACCTGCTGATGAACGTCGGCCCGACACACGATGGAAGAATCGCTCCCCTCTTTGAGGAGCGTCTGAGGCAGATGGGTCAGTGGCTGAAGGTCAACGGGGAGTCCATCTACAACACAACAGCATGGCGGGTTCAGAAGGACGCCGTCACTCCCAACATCTG GTACACTTTCAGACCACAGGAAAAGAGCATCTTTGCCACTTTACTGCAGTGGCCCAATAATGGATCTGTGATTCTGAATGAACCTGTCGTCACACAAGGAAAGACTCAG GTGGTGCTTCTGGGTCACGGGTCTGTGCAGTGGGAGCCGGTAAAGCCCGGCGGGCTGAGGGTCCTCCTGCCTCAGTTGTCCTTCAGCCAGATGCCCTGCCAGTGGGCCTGGACACTGAAGCTGACAGGTGCTGCTTAA